A region of Streptomyces cinnamoneus DNA encodes the following proteins:
- a CDS encoding lactate utilization protein B has protein sequence MSRTYLGMPAFPVAAAGSTRDATLRANLRRATHTIRAKRAAAVAETADWDRLRAAGAAVKDRTLRHLDHYLVRLEENVTRAGGTVHWAADAEEANRIVTGLVQATGQREVVKVKSMATQETGLNAALERAGVRAYETDLAELIVQLGDDLPSHILVPAIHRSRTEIRDVFRDRMADWGRPAPEGLTDRPADLAEAARLHLREKFLTARVAVSGANFMVAETGTMVVVESEGNGRMCLTLPRTLISVVGIEKVVPTWRDLEIYLQLLPRSSTAERMNPYTSMWTGTTDQDGPDEFHLVLLDNGRTDTLADTVGRQALRCIRCSACLNVCPVYERAGGHAYGSPYPGPIGAILTPQLRGLASPLEKSLPYASSLCGACYDVCPVAIDIPEVLVHLRERVAQGGEVTVRGVRTVVKPARRHALEHAAVRAAGWTLGHPAALRRAQRLAARARRLRPRRLPGPGRAWTDSRDLPEVPAESFRDWWARTRGAGA, from the coding sequence GTGAGCCGTACGTACCTGGGCATGCCGGCCTTCCCCGTGGCCGCCGCCGGCTCGACGCGGGACGCCACGCTGCGGGCGAACCTCCGCCGCGCCACCCACACCATCCGCGCCAAGCGGGCCGCGGCCGTCGCCGAGACGGCCGACTGGGACCGGCTGCGCGCCGCCGGCGCCGCCGTCAAGGACCGCACCCTGCGCCACCTCGACCACTATCTGGTGCGCCTGGAGGAGAACGTCACCCGCGCCGGCGGCACCGTCCACTGGGCGGCCGACGCCGAGGAGGCGAACCGGATCGTGACCGGCCTCGTCCAAGCCACCGGGCAGCGCGAAGTCGTCAAGGTCAAGTCCATGGCGACCCAGGAGACCGGCCTCAACGCCGCCCTGGAACGGGCGGGCGTCCGCGCCTACGAGACCGACCTCGCCGAACTCATCGTGCAGCTCGGCGACGACCTGCCCTCGCACATCCTGGTCCCTGCGATCCACCGGAGCCGCACCGAGATCCGCGACGTCTTCCGCGATCGGATGGCCGACTGGGGCCGCCCCGCCCCCGAGGGGCTCACGGACCGGCCGGCCGACCTCGCCGAGGCCGCCCGGCTGCACCTGCGCGAGAAGTTCCTGACCGCCCGCGTCGCCGTCAGCGGGGCCAACTTCATGGTCGCCGAGACCGGCACCATGGTCGTCGTGGAGTCGGAGGGCAACGGCCGGATGTGCCTCACCCTCCCCCGGACGCTGATCTCCGTCGTGGGCATCGAGAAGGTCGTGCCCACCTGGCGGGACCTGGAGATCTACCTCCAGTTGCTGCCCCGCTCCTCCACCGCCGAGCGCATGAACCCCTACACCTCGATGTGGACGGGCACCACCGACCAGGACGGACCGGACGAGTTCCACCTCGTCCTGCTCGACAACGGCCGCACCGACACCCTCGCCGACACCGTCGGTCGCCAGGCCCTGCGCTGCATCCGCTGCTCCGCCTGCCTCAACGTGTGCCCCGTCTACGAACGCGCGGGCGGCCACGCCTACGGCTCGCCCTATCCCGGCCCCATCGGGGCGATCCTCACGCCCCAACTGCGCGGCCTCGCCTCGCCCCTGGAGAAGTCCCTGCCCTACGCCTCCTCCCTCTGCGGCGCCTGCTACGACGTGTGCCCCGTCGCCATCGACATCCCCGAGGTGCTGGTTCACCTGCGCGAGCGCGTCGCCCAGGGCGGCGAGGTCACCGTCCGCGGCGTGCGCACGGTCGTCAAGCCGGCGCGGCGGCACGCCCTGGAGCACGCCGCCGTGCGCGCCGCCGGCTGGACGCTGGGCCACCCTGCCGCGCTGCGCCGGGCGCAGCGCCTGGCCGCCCGTGCGCGCCGGCTGCGGCCCCGGCGGCTGCCGGGTCCGGGCCGCGCCTGGACGGACAGCCGTGACCTGCCCGAGGTGCCCGCCGAGTCCTTCCGCGACTGGTGGGCCCGG
- a CDS encoding (Fe-S)-binding protein — protein sequence MRVGLFVTCVNDTLYPGTGRAVVALLERLGVRVDFPAAQSCCGQPLFNTGYRHRAEPLVLRQAAAFRDHDYVVTPSASCAAMIRDAYPRIAARAAAEGRASSALAEAADHAAPRTYELTEFLVDVLGVTDVGARFPHTVTYHPTCHGLRALGLGDRPRRLLEQVGGLELRELEGAEECCGFGGTFCVKNPAVSAAMGADKARAVTATGAEVVCAVDNSCLMHLGGVLSRQGSPVRPLHLAEILAATEEGPR from the coding sequence ATGCGCGTGGGCCTGTTCGTCACCTGTGTCAACGACACGCTGTATCCGGGCACCGGCCGGGCGGTCGTGGCCCTGCTGGAGCGGCTCGGGGTCCGGGTGGACTTCCCGGCCGCCCAGAGCTGCTGCGGTCAGCCGCTGTTCAACACCGGCTACCGCCACCGCGCCGAACCCCTCGTGCTCCGTCAGGCCGCCGCCTTCCGGGACCACGACTACGTCGTCACGCCGTCCGCCTCCTGCGCCGCCATGATCCGGGACGCCTACCCCCGGATCGCGGCCCGCGCCGCCGCCGAAGGGCGGGCGTCCTCGGCGCTCGCCGAAGCGGCGGACCACGCGGCGCCCAGGACCTACGAGCTGACCGAGTTCCTCGTCGACGTGCTGGGCGTGACGGACGTGGGCGCTCGCTTCCCGCACACGGTCACCTACCACCCCACCTGTCACGGGCTGCGGGCCCTGGGGCTCGGTGACCGCCCCCGGCGGCTGCTGGAGCAGGTCGGGGGACTCGAACTGCGGGAGCTGGAGGGCGCGGAGGAGTGCTGCGGCTTCGGCGGCACGTTCTGCGTCAAGAACCCCGCCGTTTCCGCCGCGATGGGCGCCGACAAGGCGCGTGCCGTCACCGCGACCGGCGCGGAGGTGGTCTGCGCGGTCGACAACTCCTGTCTGATGCACCTGGGCGGCGTCCTGTCCCGCCAGGGTTCGCCCGTGCGGCCCCTGCACCTCGCGGAGATCCTCGCCGCCACGGAGGAGGGCCCCCGGTGA
- a CDS encoding type II CAAX endopeptidase family protein → MRFFALLLVLSVPFWVLGAVVESPEAMPMGMPLSAFMFVCPFTAAVVLVRREEGPAGPRRLLRRLFWFRGAGNGLWFALAVLVMPVLMLASYVFLRLAGMPLDGARSPFLALPVLLVVFLVSAAGEEAGWLGYALDPLQDRWGALRAAAATGTVWAAWHVGPWLQVHGVAWTAGWFLFTVFARVLIVWLYNRTRGAVLSGILFHAMINVSSSLFPDVGAWQVPAVLAVLTAVVAGCAVLLARRPRRVLHSRRPLRQDEARTINGRGR, encoded by the coding sequence ATGCGCTTCTTCGCTCTTCTCCTCGTCCTCTCCGTGCCGTTCTGGGTCCTCGGCGCCGTCGTCGAAAGCCCGGAGGCCATGCCGATGGGCATGCCGCTGAGCGCGTTCATGTTCGTGTGCCCCTTCACGGCGGCCGTGGTCCTGGTCCGGCGGGAGGAAGGACCGGCGGGGCCGAGACGGCTGCTGAGGCGGTTGTTCTGGTTCCGGGGCGCCGGAAACGGGCTCTGGTTCGCCCTCGCGGTCCTGGTGATGCCCGTCCTGATGCTGGCGTCGTACGTGTTCCTGCGTCTGGCGGGCATGCCGTTGGACGGCGCGCGCTCCCCCTTCCTGGCGCTGCCGGTGCTCCTGGTCGTGTTCCTGGTCAGCGCCGCGGGCGAGGAGGCCGGGTGGCTCGGGTACGCCCTCGACCCGCTCCAGGACCGCTGGGGCGCGCTCCGCGCGGCGGCGGCGACGGGGACGGTGTGGGCGGCATGGCACGTCGGGCCCTGGCTCCAGGTGCACGGCGTGGCGTGGACCGCGGGCTGGTTCCTCTTCACCGTCTTCGCGCGCGTGCTCATCGTGTGGCTCTACAACCGCACGCGCGGGGCCGTGCTCAGCGGGATCCTCTTCCACGCGATGATCAATGTCAGCTCGTCGCTGTTCCCGGACGTCGGCGCGTGGCAGGTACCGGCCGTGCTGGCCGTGCTCACCGCGGTCGTCGCCGGGTGCGCCGTCCTCCTCGCGCGCCGCCCCCGCCGCGTCCTTCACAGCCGCCGCCCGCTGAGGCAGGATGAGGCTCGAACGATCAACGGTCGTGGGAGGTGA
- a CDS encoding YjbQ family protein, which yields MTDTFHTRVLDISTGSTERVYDLTRDCEAYLREAAGGRDGLLNVFVPHATAGVAILETGSGSDDDLLAALHDLLPADDRWRHRHGSPGHGRDHVLPALVPPHATLPVIGGRLELGTWQSVCLVDTNVDNPDRKVRLTFLG from the coding sequence ATGACCGACACCTTCCACACTCGGGTCCTGGACATCAGCACCGGCTCCACGGAGCGGGTGTACGACCTCACGCGCGACTGCGAGGCGTACCTGCGCGAGGCGGCGGGGGGCCGCGACGGCCTGTTGAACGTCTTCGTCCCGCACGCCACGGCCGGCGTGGCGATTCTGGAGACGGGTTCGGGCAGCGACGACGACCTGCTGGCCGCACTGCACGACCTGCTGCCCGCCGACGACCGCTGGCGGCACCGCCACGGCAGCCCGGGCCACGGCCGCGACCACGTGCTGCCCGCGCTCGTGCCCCCGCACGCGACCCTCCCGGTCATCGGCGGGCGGCTGGAACTGGGCACCTGGCAGTCCGTGTGCCTGGTCGACACCAACGTCGACAACCCCGACCGAAAGGTGCGCCTCACCTTCCTCGGGTGA
- a CDS encoding D-alanyl-D-alanine carboxypeptidase family protein, with amino-acid sequence MERSGRRTTRRWGVAVVASTAAVAVALPATAAEAASGPSGVAAKGAFLLDSGADRTLWSKDADTRRQMASTTKIMTAVTVLDTRGVDLNKKVTIKQSYRDYVTRNGASTADLRTGDVMTVRQLLYGLMLPSGCDAAYALADTFGTGSTEAARTKSFIGKMNKTAADLGLKNTKYDSFDGISQAGNNYTTPRDSAKLARHALANGTFATVVKATATRQKAANVNRTYYWDNTNKLLGSYKGAIGIKTGTGTAAGPCLVFAAQRGKRTVVGVILNDPANRYPDAAKMLDWAFDTKTTVKLRQLPPSAQKD; translated from the coding sequence ATGGAGCGAAGTGGGAGAAGGACCACCCGCCGCTGGGGCGTGGCGGTGGTCGCCTCGACCGCTGCCGTGGCCGTCGCGCTGCCCGCGACGGCCGCCGAGGCCGCGAGCGGCCCGTCGGGCGTCGCCGCCAAGGGTGCGTTCCTGCTCGACAGCGGAGCCGACCGCACGCTGTGGAGCAAGGACGCCGACACCCGGCGGCAGATGGCCAGCACCACGAAGATCATGACTGCGGTCACGGTCCTGGACACGCGTGGTGTCGACCTCAACAAGAAGGTCACCATCAAGCAGTCCTACCGCGACTACGTCACCCGCAACGGCGCCAGCACCGCCGACCTGCGTACCGGTGACGTCATGACCGTACGTCAGCTGCTGTACGGCCTGATGCTTCCCTCGGGTTGCGACGCCGCCTACGCGCTCGCCGACACCTTCGGCACCGGCAGCACCGAGGCGGCGCGGACGAAGTCGTTCATCGGCAAGATGAACAAGACGGCGGCCGACCTGGGCCTGAAGAACACCAAGTACGACTCCTTCGACGGCATATCGCAGGCGGGGAACAACTACACCACCCCGCGCGACTCGGCGAAGCTGGCCCGGCACGCCCTGGCCAACGGGACCTTCGCGACGGTCGTGAAGGCGACGGCCACCCGGCAGAAGGCGGCGAACGTCAACCGCACCTACTACTGGGACAACACCAACAAGCTGCTGGGCTCGTACAAGGGCGCGATAGGCATCAAGACGGGCACCGGCACGGCTGCCGGCCCCTGCCTGGTGTTCGCCGCCCAGCGAGGCAAGCGCACGGTGGTGGGCGTCATCCTCAACGATCCCGCCAACCGGTACCCGGACGCCGCCAAGATGCTCGACTGGGCCTTCGACACCAAGACCACGGTGAAGCTGCGCCAGCTGCCGCCGTCGGCCCAGAAGGACTGA
- a CDS encoding Lrp/AsnC family transcriptional regulator: protein MAVDALDAKILRLLLEQPRTSVREYARLLGIARGTLQARLDRLERDGVITGTGPRLSPAALGHPVLAFVHIEVTQGHLDTVANELGEVPEIIEAFSITGSGDLMARVVARDPAHLEDVIQRLVQFPGVVRTRTEMVLRERVPYRMVPLVDSVGRTAQRGT, encoded by the coding sequence ATGGCCGTGGACGCGCTCGACGCCAAGATCCTTCGACTGCTGCTGGAGCAGCCTCGTACGAGCGTGCGGGAGTACGCGCGGCTGCTGGGCATCGCGCGCGGCACCCTGCAGGCCCGGCTCGACCGCCTGGAGCGCGACGGCGTGATCACCGGTACCGGCCCCCGCCTCTCCCCCGCGGCACTGGGCCATCCCGTGCTGGCGTTCGTCCACATAGAGGTCACCCAGGGCCATCTGGACACCGTGGCGAACGAGCTGGGCGAGGTACCGGAGATCATCGAGGCGTTCTCGATAACGGGCAGCGGGGACCTGATGGCGCGCGTCGTGGCGCGGGACCCGGCGCATCTGGAGGACGTGATCCAGCGCCTGGTGCAGTTCCCGGGCGTGGTGCGCACGCGCACGGAGATGGTGCTGCGCGAGCGGGTGCCGTACCGGATGGTGCCGCTGGTGGACTCGGTGGGGCGGACGGCACAGCGCGGCACGTGA
- a CDS encoding FUSC family protein, which yields MSKGREAVLKRAFVAPDPGRLRLRTAARAVLGTGLAVAAAVLAGLPLPATILGGLAALLALFTVGDPTVRRQAVTTALLPAVGFPVLALATALHGRPLIRDAAFLAVVFCGVYARRWGARGQALGIFGFMMFFATQFLHAVPAQLPQLYAAEALALAACGLVRFGLWCVERRTPPPAVPAPPAARGLARPTTRQAFQNTFACALALGVGQMVSDERWYWAVGTAWWIFVNTASRGETLVRGFRRVVGTVAGIGVGLVVAVPLHGAPLPTIALVAVCVFGIFYTAAPSYSWMMFFVTVMAGLLYGLLGVLHPGLLALRLEQTLVGAAGAALAVALVLPVTTHAATDAWVQRALLAVRECTAVSARRLAGDEAADPAPHVAELELLLARVRTSLAPLLHPLSPLRTRGDRAREVLVHLDDCARQARGLAEVAADPDASHDARLTAACQRVETALHALVATGETPGAATAPDAAPHHHPGAERALAHLHDLEAALASLATPLRSGRRGVFAEA from the coding sequence ATGTCGAAGGGGCGGGAAGCAGTGCTGAAGAGGGCGTTCGTGGCTCCGGATCCGGGCCGGCTCAGGCTGCGCACGGCCGCCCGTGCCGTGCTCGGCACCGGGCTGGCGGTCGCCGCGGCCGTGCTGGCCGGGCTGCCGCTGCCCGCCACGATCCTGGGCGGCCTCGCCGCCCTCCTCGCGCTCTTCACCGTCGGCGACCCCACCGTGCGCCGCCAGGCGGTCACCACCGCCCTGCTGCCGGCCGTCGGCTTCCCCGTGCTCGCCCTGGCCACGGCCCTGCACGGCCGTCCACTGATCCGGGACGCGGCCTTCCTCGCCGTGGTCTTCTGCGGCGTCTACGCGCGGCGCTGGGGCGCCCGCGGGCAGGCGCTCGGGATCTTCGGGTTCATGATGTTCTTCGCCACCCAGTTCCTGCACGCCGTCCCCGCCCAGCTGCCCCAGCTCTACGCCGCCGAGGCCCTCGCCCTCGCCGCCTGCGGGCTCGTCCGCTTCGGCCTGTGGTGCGTCGAGCGCCGCACCCCGCCGCCCGCCGTGCCCGCCCCGCCGGCGGCGCGCGGGCTGGCGCGGCCCACCACCCGCCAGGCGTTCCAGAACACCTTCGCCTGCGCCCTGGCGCTCGGCGTCGGCCAGATGGTCTCCGACGAGCGCTGGTACTGGGCCGTCGGCACCGCCTGGTGGATCTTCGTGAACACCGCGTCCCGTGGCGAGACCCTCGTGCGGGGCTTCCGCCGCGTCGTCGGCACGGTCGCCGGCATCGGGGTCGGGCTCGTCGTCGCGGTGCCGCTGCACGGCGCGCCCCTGCCCACGATCGCGCTCGTCGCCGTCTGCGTCTTCGGCATCTTCTACACCGCCGCGCCCTCCTACAGCTGGATGATGTTCTTCGTGACCGTCATGGCCGGCCTGCTCTACGGGCTCCTCGGTGTCCTCCACCCCGGCCTGCTGGCCCTGCGCCTGGAGCAGACCCTCGTCGGCGCGGCCGGCGCCGCCCTGGCCGTCGCCCTCGTGCTGCCCGTCACCACGCACGCCGCCACCGACGCCTGGGTCCAGCGGGCCCTGCTGGCCGTGCGCGAGTGCACCGCGGTCTCGGCGCGACGGCTCGCCGGCGACGAGGCGGCCGACCCGGCCCCGCACGTCGCGGAGCTGGAACTGCTCCTCGCCCGGGTGCGCACCTCCCTCGCCCCGCTGCTGCACCCCCTCAGCCCCCTGCGCACGCGCGGCGACCGGGCCCGGGAGGTCCTCGTCCACCTCGACGACTGCGCCCGTCAGGCCCGCGGCCTGGCCGAGGTCGCCGCCGACCCGGACGCCTCGCACGACGCCCGCCTGACCGCCGCCTGCCAGCGGGTCGAGACGGCCCTGCACGCGCTCGTCGCCACCGGTGAGACGCCGGGCGCCGCCACGGCCCCGGACGCCGCGCCCCACCACCACCCCGGCGCCGAGCGCGCCCTCGCGCACCTGCACGACCTCGAAGCGGCTCTCGCCTCGCTGGCCACACCGCTGCGCAGCGGACGCCGCGGGGTCTTCGCCGAGGCCTGA
- a CDS encoding lactonase family protein yields the protein MTEREQRGRWAYIGSFTEAGGLGLTVAEVDGDTGALTPVHSTDAVVNPSFLTLSPGGEVLYAVSETDEGAAAAFSLADPTRPRLLGPPVPVRGDGPTHLALAGTWLFTANYGSGSVSVLPVRTGGGLGAPAAVLPHRGGGPVAERQAGPHAHAVVPDPSGRWVLAVDLGTDSVWTYALHAATGPAVAAPAPSPHRETRLRPGSGPRHLAFHPRGDRAYVLNELDSTVTTCRWDAASGHLEPIGETRVLPPGVETANFPSAPVVSADGRFLWAANRGHDSVSTLALDTTGDRPELHATVSCGGHWPRALTAHPDGRRLYAADERSGDVTWFGVDPDTGIPSRAGSVEIPAASCVVFTTGPASG from the coding sequence ATGACCGAGCGCGAACAGCGGGGCCGATGGGCTTACATCGGCTCGTTCACCGAGGCGGGCGGCCTCGGCTTGACCGTCGCCGAGGTCGACGGGGACACGGGCGCGCTGACCCCCGTCCACTCCACCGACGCCGTCGTGAACCCCTCCTTCCTCACCCTCTCGCCCGGCGGCGAGGTGCTCTACGCGGTGAGCGAGACCGACGAGGGTGCCGCGGCGGCCTTCTCCCTGGCCGACCCCACCCGGCCCCGGCTGCTCGGCCCGCCCGTCCCCGTACGCGGCGACGGCCCCACCCATCTCGCCCTCGCCGGCACCTGGCTGTTCACCGCCAACTACGGCTCCGGGAGCGTCAGCGTCCTGCCGGTCCGCACCGGCGGCGGGCTCGGCGCGCCCGCGGCGGTGCTGCCGCACCGGGGCGGGGGACCGGTGGCCGAGCGGCAGGCCGGCCCGCACGCCCACGCCGTCGTCCCCGACCCCTCCGGGCGCTGGGTGCTGGCCGTGGACCTCGGGACGGACTCCGTGTGGACCTACGCCCTGCACGCGGCGACCGGCCCGGCCGTGGCCGCCCCCGCCCCGAGCCCGCACCGCGAGACGCGCCTGCGCCCGGGGAGCGGCCCCCGGCACCTCGCCTTCCACCCGCGCGGCGACCGTGCCTACGTCCTCAACGAGCTGGACTCGACCGTCACCACCTGCCGCTGGGACGCGGCCTCGGGACACCTGGAACCCATCGGCGAGACCCGTGTGCTGCCCCCGGGCGTGGAGACGGCCAACTTCCCGTCGGCGCCCGTGGTCTCCGCCGACGGGCGGTTCCTGTGGGCGGCCAACCGCGGGCACGACAGCGTGTCCACCCTCGCCCTCGACACCACGGGCGACCGCCCCGAGCTGCACGCCACGGTGAGCTGCGGCGGCCACTGGCCCCGCGCCCTGACGGCGCATCCGGACGGCCGCCGGCTCTACGCGGCCGACGAACGTTCGGGTGACGTCACCTGGTTCGGCGTCGACCCGGACACGGGCATACCGTCCCGTGCGGGGTCGGTGGAGATCCCCGCGGCGTCGTGCGTGGTCTTCACCACCGGCCCGGCGAGCGGCTGA
- a CDS encoding sirohydrochlorin chelatase, protein MSSPTGPVSGLPVRMPRPRQPGRHRRPEPAAAPAGAPPLVLAVPGTPDVATRRLAEETLSIARSELPGLDARIGYVDVLPDTDGAEGYPALDAVLGYAAAQRAAREAEARAAEDADGAADVWAQAPDAVVVPLLAGPDSSVLRRIRQSVMNSGAAAELTDALGPHPLLAEALHVRLSEAGLARADRARLFTVATAADGIVLATVGGEEAVQAAGISGMLLSARLAVPVLAAALDAEGAVARAAEQLRGSGSRNLALAPCFVGPEVDETLTAMAAKEAGCAAAEPLGAYPAIGKLVLAHYASALGISVQPAPQGASAR, encoded by the coding sequence ATGAGCTCCCCCACAGGGCCCGTGTCCGGCCTGCCTGTACGAATGCCGCGTCCCCGCCAGCCTGGACGGCACCGGCGGCCGGAGCCCGCGGCCGCTCCCGCGGGTGCGCCCCCGCTGGTGCTCGCCGTGCCCGGGACGCCCGACGTCGCCACGCGCCGCCTCGCCGAGGAGACCCTGAGCATCGCCCGCTCCGAGCTTCCCGGGCTCGACGCGCGCATAGGTTACGTGGACGTCCTGCCCGACACGGACGGCGCCGAGGGCTATCCGGCGCTCGACGCCGTGCTCGGTTACGCCGCCGCCCAGCGCGCCGCCCGCGAGGCCGAGGCGCGCGCGGCGGAGGACGCGGACGGCGCCGCCGACGTCTGGGCCCAGGCGCCCGACGCCGTCGTGGTGCCGCTGCTGGCGGGACCGGACAGCTCGGTGCTGCGCCGGATACGCCAGTCCGTCATGAACAGCGGCGCCGCCGCCGAGCTGACCGACGCGCTCGGCCCGCACCCGCTGCTCGCCGAGGCGCTGCACGTGCGCCTCTCCGAGGCCGGCCTGGCCCGCGCCGACCGCGCCCGCCTGTTCACAGTCGCAACGGCCGCCGACGGCATCGTCCTGGCGACCGTGGGCGGCGAGGAGGCCGTGCAGGCCGCCGGCATCTCCGGCATGCTGCTCTCGGCCCGCCTCGCGGTGCCGGTGCTGGCCGCCGCCCTGGACGCCGAGGGCGCCGTGGCCCGCGCCGCCGAGCAGCTGCGCGGCTCCGGCTCCCGCAACCTGGCCCTCGCCCCCTGCTTCGTCGGGCCCGAGGTCGACGAGACCCTCACCGCCATGGCCGCGAAGGAAGCGGGTTGCGCGGCGGCCGAGCCCCTGGGCGCCTACCCCGCGATCGGCAAGCTCGTCCTGGCTCACTACGCGTCCGCGCTGGGCATCAGCGTCCAGCCGGCGCCGCAGGGCGCGTCGGCGCGCTGA
- a CDS encoding N-acetylglucosamine kinase, with product MELVRGGTERVLGVDSGGSGIRVALAPVDAAGRDGGALTWSSPVPVGTGRRGVDAADLLGRVLPAARELLERAGSGHCVAVCVGASGMASLGDGLRAELPGALRAALGARRTALASDAVTAYAGALGQRPGAVVAAGTGLVALGTDLSPEGGWRRADGWGHLLGDCGGGAWIGRAGLDAALRAADGRAGGSPALLARLEAVFGPAAELPSALYPRADRAAVLASFAPEVGRCAAHDPVAADILRAAARHIAEAAAAVCPPPGAGPVAARRDPVPGERDQREGGQGPDDGPHRDVALTGGLLGMGEPLLAPLRRELHKQLPGGRLVPSAGDPLSGALQVATALATDRLTLPVDDALLRIVC from the coding sequence ATGGAGCTCGTACGGGGCGGTACGGAGCGGGTCCTGGGGGTCGACTCGGGCGGTTCGGGCATCCGGGTGGCCCTGGCCCCCGTCGACGCCGCCGGCCGCGACGGCGGCGCCCTGACGTGGTCCTCGCCGGTGCCCGTCGGCACCGGGAGGCGGGGCGTCGACGCCGCGGACCTGCTCGGCCGCGTACTGCCGGCCGCCCGGGAACTGCTGGAGAGGGCCGGCTCGGGGCACTGCGTGGCGGTCTGCGTGGGGGCCTCGGGGATGGCCTCGCTGGGCGACGGGCTGCGCGCCGAGCTGCCCGGCGCACTGCGGGCGGCGCTCGGGGCGCGCCGGACGGCGCTGGCCTCGGACGCGGTGACCGCCTACGCGGGCGCGCTCGGCCAGCGGCCGGGCGCGGTCGTGGCCGCCGGGACGGGGCTGGTGGCGCTGGGCACGGACCTGAGCCCGGAGGGCGGCTGGCGGCGCGCGGACGGCTGGGGGCACCTGCTCGGCGACTGCGGCGGCGGCGCCTGGATCGGCCGGGCGGGGCTGGACGCGGCGCTGCGCGCGGCGGACGGGCGCGCGGGCGGTTCGCCGGCGCTGCTGGCCCGTCTGGAGGCCGTGTTCGGCCCGGCCGCGGAGCTGCCCTCGGCGCTCTACCCGCGCGCCGACCGGGCCGCCGTGCTGGCCTCGTTCGCACCCGAGGTGGGCCGGTGCGCCGCCCACGACCCGGTCGCCGCGGACATCCTGCGCGCCGCCGCCCGGCACATCGCCGAGGCGGCCGCCGCGGTCTGCCCGCCGCCCGGTGCGGGGCCGGTGGCGGCTCGGCGCGATCCGGTCCCGGGCGAGCGGGACCAACGGGAGGGCGGGCAGGGCCCGGACGACGGGCCGCACCGGGATGTGGCGCTCACCGGCGGGCTGTTGGGGATGGGCGAGCCCTTGCTCGCACCCCTGCGTCGGGAATTGCATAAGCAACTACCCGGAGGGCGACTCGTGCCGTCCGCCGGGGACCCCCTCTCCGGAGCGTTGCAGGTGGCCACGGCGCTCGCGACGGACCGGCTGACCCTTCCCGTTGATGACGCTCTGCTACGGATCGTTTGCTGA
- a CDS encoding uracil-DNA glycosylase has protein sequence MAARPLTEIVESGWAKALDPVAGRIAAMGDFLRAEIAAGRTYLPSGANVLRAFQQPFDEVRVLIVGQDPYPTPGHAVGLSFSVAPEVRPLPGSLENIYREMQTDLGLPRPSNGDLTPWTRQGVLLLNRALTTAPRKPAAHRGKGWEEVTEQAIRALVERGGPMVAVLWGRDARNLRPLLGGVPCVESAHPSPMSADRGFFGSRPFSRANDLLTRQGAAPVNWQLP, from the coding sequence GTGGCTGCGCGACCGTTGACCGAGATCGTCGAGTCGGGGTGGGCCAAGGCGCTCGATCCGGTGGCCGGGCGGATCGCCGCGATGGGCGACTTCCTGCGCGCCGAGATCGCGGCGGGCCGGACCTATCTGCCCTCGGGGGCGAACGTGCTGCGCGCTTTCCAGCAGCCGTTCGACGAGGTGAGGGTGCTGATCGTGGGGCAGGACCCCTATCCCACGCCGGGCCACGCCGTCGGTCTGAGCTTCTCGGTCGCGCCCGAGGTGCGGCCCCTGCCCGGCAGCCTGGAGAACATCTACCGCGAGATGCAGACCGACCTGGGGCTGCCCCGGCCGTCCAACGGCGACCTCACGCCGTGGACCCGGCAGGGCGTCCTGCTGCTCAACAGGGCCCTGACCACCGCCCCGCGCAAGCCCGCCGCACACCGGGGCAAGGGCTGGGAGGAGGTCACGGAGCAGGCGATCCGGGCCCTCGTCGAGCGCGGCGGCCCGATGGTGGCGGTCCTGTGGGGGCGCGACGCGCGCAATCTGCGGCCGCTGCTGGGCGGAGTGCCGTGCGTGGAGTCCGCGCATCCCTCACCCATGTCCGCCGACCGCGGCTTCTTCGGCTCCCGTCCCTTCAGCCGGGCCAACGACCTGCTCACCCGTCAGGGCGCGGCGCCGGTGAACTGGCAGCTGCCCTGA